CATTtaagtgtttgttttaaaaagcatttgCATTCTGCAGAGGTAGGTCTAAAAACAAGGCATAATTAACTTCACAAAAGTCAATCTGTCATACAACTTTTTCacaaaattatttgtcattcgttttatcattataaaaatggGCCTGCATCAACAAAACAGTAACTGTGGAATTGTGTTTATAATATAccaaaatgtaaaattgtgtaAATGACTGGTATGTCATTGTACTGGGCTTACAGAATGAACCTGAAGCCACAACTTCAACTTCTTGTCTCTGTTTATATCCTTAAAGCATtaagatgaaaatatttttctattaaataaattatccaAAATGTAAGACCGTGCCTGGACGTCTGCTATGTAATCTGATTACATGCGAATGTTAACCAAAGAAAAAAGTGAGAAGCTGCTAAAAGACCATGTTATACAATTTACTGCAGATCTGAGGTTTAAAAGTTTAAGTGCTTTCTCAAACATGTCAAAAACACTTTAGAAGACAATGGAGATTTCTGTATTTAGCAGGAAAGTCTGTGGATTTTTAAATCTTGTGACAATCAGGTCtccattttttctttcttcttaAATAGCTTCAACAATTGAGCAAACCTCTCCTCAATCTGTAAAAGTGCAGCAGTTATCAGTTCATGAAGAAAGTTATTCAATTCAACTCATATTTATGATAACAAGTATAACAATAACAAAGCATACCTGTTCTGATGACTTTTTTAACCGTTTTGATAGAGCAGCAAAGGTCTTGGGTGAAGCACCCTTCATTTTTAGCTCAACAAGAATGTCCCGGTCTTCATCCCTGTAAACAAATTGGATTTTAAGCAGTTGCTATAACACGTTTTGCCTATAATAATACAGGATATTTCAAATCAACCTACCTGGTCCACGTCACCACCACTTCTCCTTTCTTCCTGATCACGTTCTTCGCAGAGAGGCTGCTCGGGGACACTGGAGATACTACAGCTTTTGAGCATTTTTCCTTGGGAGATCTTGAGCGTTTTTTATGTCTTGACTTGTGATGTTTATCTTGTGATTTGACTGTCTTGGAGCGCTTTGCTTTTGGATCTGAGTGATGTTCCTTACGTTTTCTTGACACCCTTTCTACTGTTGTCTTGGTCTCTGCTGAATTGCTTTCTTTAGGAGTGACATTGGCCTCATTACAAACCTGCTTAGCTTTGCTGCCCTCATCAAAAACATCCTCAGAAGGACATTTTTGGCTTGATGGATGAGCATCTACTGTTTTATCAGAAACGTGACCTGATTCAGTTGCCTTGGTTAGATTTTTCTCCAATGTCTCTCCATGTGTAGGGCCCAAGTCTTCATGGAATGGCGACAAGATCGGGTTCAAAGTAGGTTGTTGCTCCACAGTTAATCCTGACTCTGACTTTTCTTGTGGGCTGGTAGATGTGTGTCTTATGCGTACAATGAAATGATCATTTGACTTCTCCATTACAACCGCCTGCATTGGTAAATTGGGTTTGAACTGGAAACCAGATAGATCAGGTTCCTCCCATGTTCTGCTGGGACTAGACTCACAGCTGGAGTTGTCTGTGTCAAGAGAAAGATGAATGTCCTGCTCAGTTTGATCTTCTCCATCAAGAGCATCTTCACTATAATGGGTACTCATAATACTATTAGGGGCAGACAGTGGCTGGCCTGTTCCAGGGTGCAAGAAACTCAAGTGACTATCTGACTTCAGAGGTGAGGGAATAGTAAGAGACACCGCTAGGTCTTCTGCCAGGATAGAAAAAGTGCGCTGAGAGGTTACAGTTGATTGTGCAGAAACCTGGGATGGTTCAAAACTAGAGGGAACTTCTAACAAGCAGCTCTCATCAAGGATTGCTGGGTTAACAAGTATTTTGCTGTTAGAAGCGAACTTGTACGGAGAAATAGAAGACCAGGATGTGATGAATTTAGACGGAGTCTTGTAAGGTGTCATAATCCCAACCAAACTGTCCCCAGGAACTTCTTCTTTTCGGGGGGTGCTGACTGGCCAGCATTGATTGTCCCCTACTGGAATACTGGGTTCAAGCAAATCAGACCCTTGCAACAAACACTTGAATATCTCTCCCATTTGAGAGTCTGAGACTAAGTTAAAGGTTAAGCTTGATGCTTGCTGCTCTGTGAAAATTTCTAAGTCTGACTTGTCATGCGACGATCCATTATTGGAGAGACGACGGGTGCAGGATGGGGGTTTATTCTCAGTTACAGAGGTGCTCTCATGTACAGACTTTTCAGGCGATGAAGTAGGAAGTTGGTGTGATGTCTTCGCTTTGGTCACCTCATCGTCTTCCTTCATGACAGCTTTAATATTTTTACCTCTGCTACCAAGACCCCTAGGAGGCAGCTTTATTGGTGGTACTTCTTTGCCACCGTTTCCAGCATCAACTTTGGCTTTCTTAGCTCTGTGAAGATCTTTTTCCACAACATGGTTTTCCTTTACAGTTGTATTTTTATCTTCAGCTGAGCATGCATTTACGGATGGCTCAGAGCTACTTTTGAGCACTGCCTTCAGTTCTTTAAACAAGAAATCAAACTGCCCATCCACAAACTTCCACAATTTCTGCTTGATGTCTACAGCTTTCTGATCAAAGATACGGTTCACAATGCCATTTTTCGTGACCTTGCTCAAGATAGAACATATAATCTTATTAAGTTTAACTTTAATGTTTTTACCCTGATGGCACAATTTGTCCAAGTCAACTGTATTAACATATTCTGTAAAAGAAGCCTGAGACATATCCACTATGCAGGAGAAAGCAGTCTTACTGACATTTTTGTGAAGCTTCATGTACTTCCTCCGTAACTCGACTCGAATTTTTGCCAAACTGTCCATAAATTCATCCCAAGTATGGACTGTTGATTTCAATGGCAGATTGATAGTTTTAAAGCGTCTCTTATTTGAAGTGGGACTGCCACTTGAAGCAGGAGACACTGAGCTCTTGTTTTGCTCTGATCTCACAGGGGCACAAGATTTCTTTTGGGACACCCTTTTTCCAACTGAAGATAGCTTTGGACTTGAATGGGATGCTGAGGTTGATTTGTCAGTTTCTCTTGGAGGAGTCTGGATAAACAAAGGTCCCTCTTCTTCACTTTCACTCACTATCTCACCATCCTCCAGCTCTTCTTCCTCAATTCCACTAACTGAAACGGCATCTATTGTCCCTTTTTGGGAAGCCGATGTGACAGAAGATTCTGGTGACTCGTTCTCTTTGTTCATCTCCATGTTCACTTTATCACTTGTCATGTTAGAGAGTTCTTTAttgaaaaacaaacagataagaTTGGCATAATGTATATGAATAGTAAATTATACATTCAAGTGATATTTTTGGTCCCAGAATTCAGACAATACAGATTATAATAGAAATTCACACTTACCTTTGCTAAGACACTTGACATGTGGTTGTTTATCAGCACGGTGAGGCTGGACTCCCTTGACCTGACGGACTGGACTTGTGAGAGGGCTAATGGCTTCTGGAATTACTTTAATGTTCCTAAGTGTAAGCATCATGGAGTCCTCATCATGGGACAAAACATCAAAACAAGACGATTTGAAGTTATTGTCATCTTTCTCTTTGGAATCTGGTTCTGAGAAACTAGCCTGCATAGATGATGGTATCTCCtctgttacagtggtgttatcACTTGCATCTGTAGCGTTCAGACTCCTTAATGGACTTTGATGGGACTTTTCAGTCATTTCCTCTGACAGTTCAACAAGTTTAAGAATTTCagatgtattgttttctctctcattgtCCTGCTTTGAAGTACTTACTTCTACATTACAAAGAACTTTGCTCTGGTCATTATGATCTACAGTAAATGTGCTAGAGGAAACTTCCAGGGACACAGAACTTTCAGAAAAATTATGCTTTGAAAAATTACATGACTTGTCAGTGGCATTTTCTTGACAAATCCCACTTTGTGCAGGTAGTAAATCCTGAGACTCAGATTGAGGATTGCACTGGACTTCCAACTTAAAAGTATCCTCGGGCACAGTTGTGATGGGATCCTGTTTCTGACAACCATCAACTATTAAATCAGGCATATTTTTGAAGACTTCAGTGGACAAACTATTGGAAACAACAGGATTATCCGTAATTCCTATGGAGTCTTCTGTAATGTCCTTACAGTTTTGAGAGTCTCCTGCAGGGTTTAATGCTGTTAATGAATCTTTATCCAAGGCATCAAGGTTTAATGTCTCACTCATTTTCTTCTCTGGAGCTTTATTAATTGCTGGGACTTTGTCCACAGCCTCTTGAATCTCAGCAACATTCTCTTCATGCACCTCCATATTTGTTTCATTTGCAGAGGACTTTTCAGATGTGACAGCTGCAAAATCTTCATCAACTTGTTTGGAAGAACTGGTAGATGCATCCTGTTGATCTATAGCTTTAGACTCTTTGGAATCCTCAACCATCACCTCAACACTTTGCTGGCTGTTCTGTAACTCATCAATTACCAAGAATTCCTCTCCAAGTTCAGATATTCCACTATTATCAATAGATGCATCTTCAGCTGTTGCCCCAACAGGTTCCTTAACATCAGATGATGGTCTTTGCTTTTTAAGAGGTGATAAAGTGAGGTTCAACGTTTCCATGAAACTCAGTTTTCTGTCTGGACTATTATCGTCTTTGGTTTTGCAAGGATTGCTGGGAAAGGAGTCCTTTTGATCATCTTTGTTAAGAACTACATTTTTGGATTTTCCACCTTTCTGTCCAGGTTCCTCACAACCAcggtctttctttctttctttgtccTTAGGTACACCCTTTTCTCCTCGACAATACTTATCAGATCTTACTTTTTTGTCAGGACTACGAAAAACTTTCTTTCTAGAGTTCTCTTGGCTGTGAGACTTTTTGCGATTTAATGACTCATCTTTTCTGCTTGATGCTTTCTCCTTACAAACATCCTTTCCTTGCTTGTTGTCCAAAGCATCAACTTGTTTCCTTGATCTCCCTTCTTTACACTTTTTATCTTCACCTTTTTCATCAGCCTCCTTTACACTTCTTTTCTCATACTCTTTACTGCAGTCTGACCTGTTGCTCCTTCTTTCTCTACTTCCGCCGTGACTTTCATCTCTTTTAGTCCTGTCACTGTCCTTTAGCCTCTTTTGCTCATGgtctctgtgtctctctgtcCTAGTGCTCCTCCTTTCTGCACTGGAAGATGCCCCTTGTCTTTTCTCCTCCTTTTTTTGATGACCACTTGATTCCAGTTTCTCCATTTTGTTTTCCTGGGAATGGCTTGCTTCATCCATCACAGGACAAGGTGTGCTCCTACAGCCAGAATGTCCTGTTCCTTTGATAGTTCGGTCTGGATTCTGACTATGCTCTTGGTTCTGTGTCTCTACATTTGCAGCTGTCTTTAGTGAACTTTTGGAAGACTGGAAAGAGACTTCAGTTGACAAAGCTTTGGTTGACTGGGAAGATGGGCTTTTAGATCTCCCTGAACTTTTATGAATGACTGTAACCTCAGGCGGATTATTTGTGGATTCACTAGACACAGACATATCTTTTATAAGCTCTCTTTCAGTTCTTCCAGACTTGCTCGAGTTTCCTTCCACTTTTTTCTGAGATATTGAAGACACATCCTTGTCAAGCAAGTTACACTTTTTGTCACGATTAGTCTGTTCTTGAGACTTTTCTAATATGTGTTCCCGTGTTGAGTGACAGCTCTTACTGACAGTTTTAGAAGTTGTATTGGGAACTGTTGGTCCAGCATTACTTGGCTTTTGTGAATTTGAGACATCTGCATCTTTTGGCACGGTTAGATGTTTTATGGTCTCTGATGTTCGGTTAGGGTGTAAATGTCCATGCTCTTGGTCTGATTTAAAAGTTTCACTGTCAGATCTAGCAGCACAGTTTTTGTTCTGAAGATTTAAAGGATTTTCAACAGTATTTCTAGGGCACCTTTGGAGCACCTCAAAAGGTTGCGTTGGTTCAGCTAATGCTGTTGTTTTACCCAACACTATGCCCTTGGGCTTATTTACTTCATGTGTAACATTGTCTTGTCTACCATCTCTGTTTTCCAAGACAAAACGTGATGTATTTTTTAGACTGTGCCTTACGTTTGCCTGACCAATTTCCATTGAAGATTGATGAAAAATTTGTGCATAACTTCCACGGCCAGACCTGCAAttataaaacacaaaaagggTCAAGTAATTTTTACATAGTGCCACAAAACCTAGAATTCCAAAATGCATAAAGTAAATTTTATTTACCTATTGCTGAGTCTGGTAATCTCCTCATCCTTACGTACAATTTCCATTCTAGCAGTCTTGATCAGAGAGCAAATGTTCTTCTTCAGCAGCATGTTTTCATTGTTCAAACTtgaattcttaaaaaaaataaaacaacattataTGAAGGACAGGCGTAATGTTATAAAGATACTttccatttaaataaaaaaagtaaatgtaattgaTAGAAAATTTGTTATAAATGCAACAAACCTTTGTCTCTAGCAGCTGTAACCTTGAGAGCAGCTCCTTAACCTGAATTTGTGCAGCTTCAAATTTTTGCCTCAACTGTAATAAATGAATTTGGTTAACTTTATCATCACGttatttgttaattttgcaAGAAAACTTCAGACGCCCAAATACATAATCAAATTagctaaaatgtaaaaaaaaacatggcatATTACTATTTATTTAGTAgcaaataatgttttaaaataaatgcaaaaaacagCCCCCAAAATAATCACAAAATGACACAACACTTGATTCCTGATCACCCCATTTGGGTTTATTTGATGATAATGACCAGCTGACTTCAGATTATCCTTAAAGAGGCCCTTCCACATAAAaccgtttttacttgtattttttgatatgtgttagatccatatgtgtttgtgttgtgaatgtgaaaattaacttccacctcctctgtcagctctagccactgaaaagaaagaagcggagaaatcaggtcagtttgaaaagcttatcagtgtgacgtggaACTGATCGAGGTCATTACTATTCATGAGCTCTTCAACTTGAGACCGCTCCTCTAtcaatattggatccggacGTAATGGTGGCGcagcttatgtgagtaaaacgctttagtactgtgtgtcactgtggcggccggtgttttctcttccgagggacgcgaattcatgctgcacactctttgaaagggtttatgataaaagacacgcgtgtttgtgggagtaaaacactttagtactatgtgtcactgtggcgaccggtgttttctcttccgagggacgcgaattcatgctgcacacgttttgaaagggtttatgataaaagacacgcgtgtttgtgggagtaaaacactttagtactatgtgttaCTATCAGTTGCGGCCATTGAATGTGATAAAAaacacatgtgtgtgtttgtgcattcgTTACACACGCGTCGAAGGGTTTATGTAaaagacgtgtgtgtgtgtgtgtgtgctgctacACGCACATCGAAAGGGTTTACGATAAGAGACACGTGTACGTTTGTGTGcgtgggtttacgataaaagacatgcgtgtgtgtgtcaaaagggtttatgataaaatatgcgtgtgtaagaaagacactgtgtcttaagacactcacttaacattaaactgattacacatgagattaaattgaaagttagtttgaacgaaaaactgttatccaatcatagcagtgggcgtttacttccaagtcgtcaatgcagcccgcccattaaaacggatcatttctctaaccagcctcaaaatcagggtacaaaatggcctattacttattgcttttgatgtttttggatgtaaaaaccatgcaaaTGTCATGAGTAGACCTTAGACAACagtctaaaacaataaaaacgccAGAGGAAGGGCACCTTTAACATATACAAAAGTTCAAGCTACATACCTCATTATAGGTTGCCTGCTTCTCTTCTTGTTCTTCCCGGATGATTTCCTCATACATATCCATTGATTCAATCGTCCTTGGGGAAAGGAAATTGTTGACATTTCCTGAAATCCCAAATACAAACCATAactaattaacataaaaattaacataacataacaaatCACTAATCAGTAGTCAAGAGAGTTGAATATgaaaacacacacgcacgcacacacacacacacacacacacacacacacacacaaaggtgTGTTACCAGTTAATAAAACTCACGTTTGTTCTCATCCCCCTTAGGACTGTTCTCCAGTCCAGAGTATATGTCAACGGAGTCTTCATCATTATGTGGATACACAACTGAAATGTCAAACACAATTTCAGCATGTAGAGCCAATTAATACAAGTATATTATATTTAGACAGAAGTAAAAACTGCCATAGTCTTGAACCTGCCAattgagatatatatatatatttcttgtAATTGTAATGTAATAGGCACTTCTGTATTTAACAGTCTATTTACATGGTCAACTCCATTGCAAATTTGATTATGATATTAAAATCTTAGCCCAGaatgtgttattttgtcaccaaaaataCCAAAAGAAACAATCTTTGCTAGTTATATTTATAGATTAAGAGTTATGAGTATATACATGTAAAGTGCAACTTTGTTATCTGTTGAGTTTGACAATAgacataaaaaaatgatatatcTTACCAGTGTTTTTGTCAGCGAGATCACCATAGAGCTCATCCATTAAATGATCCTCCATTTTCTGACAgctatttaaaaacataaattagcaCAAGTTCCTGAAAAAAATGGCAATAATAAGAATGAACATCTGTCTATGCCTTTATACCACTTTCtataaaaatttaataaaagaaATTGCACTGAAATAATTTCTATATGATATTTACATGATACTACAGAACAAAAGAACTGACTTACTAATAAGTAAGAAAAGTCAAACTGATCACAGAGTACAGTTTCTCTTATAATTCTTGCACTTGAACCATACGTGCAACTTTACTATCCGGAATTACAAAACGTCCAAAGATTTCAACACAGAAAGAACATATCTAATGTATTATAttggtaaaaattaaataaatcaagtaCATTGATCATGAACAATACCTGCATGTGTGGTAGTCGGCTAACGACAACAGAGCTGTAAAACCAATCAAACACTGTAGAGAGAAGCTCGCGATCCGACTTCAAGTCTCTTGCATACGTATATTGTCATCTGCAAACAAGCAGCAATTTCCAATTTTGTTGTCGTCAACTATTAAAAATGTCTTAAAGCAGTTTCCCACCAGCTCCGCGCCATCCTTACGCCTTCGCAAAACAGGAAATTACGTCATTTTCCCGCGGTCTCTCAGAGTTCGAGATCAGTGGTTCGACTTCTTGCTGCTcagcgcagaccgatcggcgtatgacatcaaaacTCTGCAAGATCGTTTGGAAATCACATCTTTTGAatctctctcgcggtactttggtGTCATTAGCCCTTTGGTCTGCGCAGGGCTATATGATGAAGTCGAATACAGTACGCCTATGTCACTTGTTCCGGGGGGTTCAATGGGgtaaatgaaagaaaataagATTATTTAACTTTCCAGTTTTTTTATTGAGTCTTACTATATAGCAGTGTTTAAACTGAAGTGAATTACTAAATCCTTATGCTGAATAAGTTTTAATTTTAATCACAGTTAATTACTGTGATTAAAATACTGTTGTTGCGGTATGTTTTGACATAGTATACGTTGCACATTAAATAATTAAACCAGATGATAAATGTAGTAGTATTTTTGTGTGTAGTATTTTGTTGTATTTCTGAACTGTAGTTAAATTCCTAGACACTACTGTTTTGGAactttaccatagtaaatattaaattatacaacagTTTACTACAGTCAATATACTATATaatacattaacaaagattataAATGATTATATACTACCAACAGTTTACTAAAGTACACTACATAATTTTTCATTTAAGAACTAAAGTTAATTTGCAATCATGTTTAGGTAACAAAATGTAAAACTACGTTAACTGATTTAATTTACTGAAAATCAACTATATTTAACGCTGAATGACAAAACACATTGACATGACTGATCTTTACGTTTGGTCTTTGTCGCTTAAATTTAAGGTATTTTGAAAATCCCTTTCACCAAATTGACAAGCAACGTGTGTGCAGCACAGGGAGCGCGAGCTCGGCAACACACACTTATGACCCGGAAGTGGTCTTCATTCACTCACATGTGGACAGGGATTTTAACAGTGACGGGAACGTGTTCGGTGTGTTGTGGTACGAACTGGACAGCATATATAGTGATGAGTCTTACGCTTCCCATCACGTGAAATACTTGGATTATTAAAACCCTTATCAGCCACAGAGGCATCGTTGGAAATCCCTGTTTTAACGACAAATGATAGGATGGAGAATCTGGAGTTGAGCCTTACATCTCTAGGTACAATCTCAAGACATGTCGACAAAAGTCACAACGAACTCAGCAAGTATCTGACTAAACAGGTAAGACTGATGCTTTGCGTGTGATCTGAGCACTTTATAACACCGTTATAAGATGATGTGTCTCTTTAAGACATGCATAGTAACGTTACACCATGCGTGTCACGCTGTACATCACCACGTTTCTGTAGTTTACATGTGGCATGTTTGTTGCTAAGGCTAGAAAACTAtactatttaaaacatattcggttaaataaataatttggaATATTGATCCCCTTTGTTTATCCCCCTTGTTTATAGAATGATGCGTTATTTTGTTTTCAAATGCTGAAATAAATTGCCACAGCAATAAATTGTGTGATTATTTAATActttgaaatatataaaaaacacagattTACGGATTTACCTATCCTGACTATTAAAGCCAGTTACACTGGTGTAAGTGTAAATCTTCTTGCTTACAGATATGGACTCAGCAGGACAGGCAGTGTATATTGGATTGTCTTGCTCGGCTCTTATTGGAAAAGGAATACACACTTCTCATTGCACGTCACCTGCGGCCACTGATCCTGGACCTGCTGGAGAGGAATGCTGAGAGGATCAAAGCAGACGTTAGACTGAAACACGACCTTCACGAACGCTTGTGTGTGGCTCTGAGCAAACTTTTAAACATCAGCCCAGATGCTCAAACGTAAGTCGGGAACATAATGACATGGGCAAGAAGAAATGTATTCAATGTATTTATTCGTGAATCAgtcaaaaaattatatatagaTCAAGATCAAGTGACTAAGACACAGACATGGGTTACAACTACAGATGTCTTGTCATGTTGTGTCATGATCATATTTAATTATTTCCCTTACAGGTTTGCAACAAGGTACTTCAACAGTGCTCCACCTGTTTTCCAAAGACTCTTCTTCACCAGTGAAGAGTCTGCCTCAGTCCAGTATGGACCCAGACGGATGAAACTGCGCGACCTGATGGGAGCCACCCTCCGCTTCCTCCAAAGTGACTGTGAGAAGTTCCGGTTCCTGTGGGACTGGAGTGCCTGCGTTTCGCAGCTTCTTACCAGTGATGTCATGGTCAGGAGGTATGACACTGATGAAGAAGAGGTTTTCCCAAATAACAGATTGTGTTGAAGTGTTAGTAAACACATTTGGCGATTCTCTAGAATTGcagaaatttaaaaaaacattggaATTCTCCATATCCTAATTCTActcatttacataaatattTGAAACTACAATGTTTTTGAAACTTTATTCTGGGTTTGCTTTCTAACATTTTATAAAAGTGTAAGGTTTAATTTTCTtggtctgtgtttttttttagttatacTGCACAGTGCCTTGCCCTGGTGTCCCACATGACGGACAATCAGAAAACCATCTTTCTGAAGAAGGTTCTTTCTATTGATGAGATtctgcatttaaaaataaagtaagtTTGAATTATTTGAGGGGAAAACGGCTTGACCTTTTGGATTTTAAACTGCTGAAATTAGGCACAGGGCATATTGAAGGTCTCGTccatttactttaaaataacTAATAGTCTTTGGGGCGGTGATCCGGACCCTAGTCACAGACTAAAATGCACGTTGAGGAGCCTGGCTAACAAcagaccagtctcata
The nucleotide sequence above comes from Paramisgurnus dabryanus chromosome 12, PD_genome_1.1, whole genome shotgun sequence. Encoded proteins:
- the casp8ap2 gene encoding CASP8-associated protein 2 isoform X1; its protein translation is MFLNSCQKMEDHLMDELYGDLADKNTVVYPHNDEDSVDIYSGLENSPKGDENKRNVNNFLSPRTIESMDMYEEIIREEQEEKQATYNELRQKFEAAQIQVKELLSRLQLLETKNSSLNNENMLLKKNICSLIKTARMEIVRKDEEITRLSNRSGRGSYAQIFHQSSMEIGQANVRHSLKNTSRFVLENRDGRQDNVTHEVNKPKGIVLGKTTALAEPTQPFEVLQRCPRNTVENPLNLQNKNCAARSDSETFKSDQEHGHLHPNRTSETIKHLTVPKDADVSNSQKPSNAGPTVPNTTSKTVSKSCHSTREHILEKSQEQTNRDKKCNLLDKDVSSISQKKVEGNSSKSGRTERELIKDMSVSSESTNNPPEVTVIHKSSGRSKSPSSQSTKALSTEVSFQSSKSSLKTAANVETQNQEHSQNPDRTIKGTGHSGCRSTPCPVMDEASHSQENKMEKLESSGHQKKEEKRQGASSSAERRSTRTERHRDHEQKRLKDSDRTKRDESHGGSRERRSNRSDCSKEYEKRSVKEADEKGEDKKCKEGRSRKQVDALDNKQGKDVCKEKASSRKDESLNRKKSHSQENSRKKVFRSPDKKVRSDKYCRGEKGVPKDKERKKDRGCEEPGQKGGKSKNVVLNKDDQKDSFPSNPCKTKDDNSPDRKLSFMETLNLTLSPLKKQRPSSDVKEPVGATAEDASIDNSGISELGEEFLVIDELQNSQQSVEVMVEDSKESKAIDQQDASTSSSKQVDEDFAAVTSEKSSANETNMEVHEENVAEIQEAVDKVPAINKAPEKKMSETLNLDALDKDSLTALNPAGDSQNCKDITEDSIGITDNPVVSNSLSTEVFKNMPDLIVDGCQKQDPITTVPEDTFKLEVQCNPQSESQDLLPAQSGICQENATDKSCNFSKHNFSESSVSLEVSSSTFTVDHNDQSKVLCNVEVSTSKQDNERENNTSEILKLVELSEEMTEKSHQSPLRSLNATDASDNTTVTEEIPSSMQASFSEPDSKEKDDNNFKSSCFDVLSHDEDSMMLTLRNIKVIPEAISPLTSPVRQVKGVQPHRADKQPHVKCLSKELSNMTSDKVNMEMNKENESPESSVTSASQKGTIDAVSVSGIEEEELEDGEIVSESEEEGPLFIQTPPRETDKSTSASHSSPKLSSVGKRVSQKKSCAPVRSEQNKSSVSPASSGSPTSNKRRFKTINLPLKSTVHTWDEFMDSLAKIRVELRRKYMKLHKNVSKTAFSCIVDMSQASFTEYVNTVDLDKLCHQGKNIKVKLNKIICSILSKVTKNGIVNRIFDQKAVDIKQKLWKFVDGQFDFLFKELKAVLKSSSEPSVNACSAEDKNTTVKENHVVEKDLHRAKKAKVDAGNGGKEVPPIKLPPRGLGSRGKNIKAVMKEDDEVTKAKTSHQLPTSSPEKSVHESTSVTENKPPSCTRRLSNNGSSHDKSDLEIFTEQQASSLTFNLVSDSQMGEIFKCLLQGSDLLEPSIPVGDNQCWPVSTPRKEEVPGDSLVGIMTPYKTPSKFITSWSSISPYKFASNSKILVNPAILDESCLLEVPSSFEPSQVSAQSTVTSQRTFSILAEDLAVSLTIPSPLKSDSHLSFLHPGTGQPLSAPNSIMSTHYSEDALDGEDQTEQDIHLSLDTDNSSCESSPSRTWEEPDLSGFQFKPNLPMQAVVMEKSNDHFIVRIRHTSTSPQEKSESGLTVEQQPTLNPILSPFHEDLGPTHGETLEKNLTKATESGHVSDKTVDAHPSSQKCPSEDVFDEGSKAKQVCNEANVTPKESNSAETKTTVERVSRKRKEHHSDPKAKRSKTVKSQDKHHKSRHKKRSRSPKEKCSKAVVSPVSPSSLSAKNVIRKKGEVVVTWTRDEDRDILVELKMKGASPKTFAALSKRLKKSSEQIEERFAQLLKLFKKKEKMET
- the casp8ap2 gene encoding CASP8-associated protein 2 isoform X3, yielding MFLNSCQKMEDHLMDELYGDLADKNTVVYPHNDEDSVDIYSGLENSPKGDENKRNVNNFLSPRTIESMDMYEEIIREEQEEKQATYNELRQKFEAAQIQVKELLSRLQLLETKNSSLNNENMLLKKNICSLIKTARMEIVRKDEEITRLSNRSGRGSYAQIFHQSSMEIGQANVRHSLKNTSRFVLENRDGRQDNVTHEVNKPKGIVLGKTTALAEPTQPFEVLQRCPRNTVENPLNLQNKNCAARSDSETFKSDQEHGHLHPNRTSETIKHLTVPKDADVSNSQKPSNAGPTVPNTTSKTVSKSCHSTREHILEKSQEQTNRDKKCNLLDKDVSSISQKKVEGNSSKSGRTERELIKDMSVSSESTNNPPEVTVIHKSSGRSKSPSSQSTKALSTEVSFQSSKSSLKTAANVETQNQEHSQNPDRTIKGTGHSGCRSTPCPVMDEASHSQENKMEKLESSGHQKKEEKRQGASSSAERRSTRTERHRDHEQKRLKDSDRTKRDESHGGSRERRSNRSDCSKEYEKRSVKEADEKGEDKKCKEGRSRKQVDALDNKQGKDVCKEKASSRKDESLNRKKSHSQENSRKKVFRSPDKKVRSDKYCRGEKGVPKDKERKKDRGCEEPGQKGGKSKNVVLNKDDQKDSFPSNPCKTKDDNSPDRKLSFMETLNLTLSPLKKQRPSSDVKEPVGATAEDASIDNSGISELGEEFLVIDELQNSQQSVEVMVEDSKESKAIDQQDASTSSSKQVDEDFAAVTSEKSSANETNMEVHEENVAEIQEAVDKVPAINKAPEKKMSETLNLDALDKDSLTALNPAGDSQNCKDITEDSIGITDNPVVSNSLSTEVFKNMPDLIVDGCQKQDPITTVPEDTFKLEVQCNPQSESQDLLPAQSGICQENATDKSCNFSKHNFSESSVSLEVSSSTFTVDHNDQSKVLCNVEVSTSKQDNERENNTSEILKLVELSEEMTEKSHQSPLRSLNATDASDNTTVTEEIPSSMQASFSEPDSKEKDDNNFKSSCFDVLSHDEDSMMLTLRNIKVIPEAISPLTSPVRQVKGVQPHRADKQPHVKCLSKELSNMTSDKVNMEMNKENESPESSVTSASQKGTIDAVSVSGIEEEELEDGEIVSESEEEGPLFIQTPPRETDKSTSASHSSPKLSSVGKRVSQKKSCAPVRSEQNKSSVSPASSGSPTSNKRRFKTINLPLKSTVHTWDEFMDSLAKIRVELRRKYMKLHKNVSKTAFSCIVDMSQASFTEYVNTVDLDKLCHQGKNIKVKLNKIICSILSKVTKNGIVNRIFDQKAVDIKQKLWKFVDGQFDFLFKELKAVLKSSSEPSVNACSAEDKNTTVKENHVVEKDLHRAKKAKVDAGNGGKEVPPIKLPPRGLGSRGKNIKAVMKEDDEVTKAKTSHQLPTSSPEKSVHESTSVTENKPPSCTRRLSNNGSSHDKSDLEIFTEQQASSLTFNLVSDSQMGEIFKCLLQGSDLLEPSIPVGDNQCWPVSTPRKEEVPGDSLVGIMTPYKTPSKFITSWSSISPYKFASNSKILVNPAILDESCLLEVPSSFEPSQVSAQSTVTSQRTFSILAEDLAVSLTIPSPLKSDSHLSFLHPGTGQPLSAPNSIMSTHYSEDALDGEDQTEQDIHLSLDTDNSSCESSPSRTWEEPDLSGFQFKPNLPMQAVVMEKSNDHFIVRIRHTSTSPQEKSESGLTVEQQPTLNPILSPFHEDLGPTHGETLEKNLTKATESGHVSDKTVDAHPSSQKCPSEDANVTPKESNSAETKTTVERVSRKRKEHHSDPKAKRSKTVKSQDKHHKSRHKKRSRSPKEKCSKAVVSPVSPSSLSAKNVIRKKGEVVVTWTRDEDRDILVELKMKGASPKTFAALSKRLKKSSEQIEERFAQLLKLFKKKEKMET